From Camelina sativa cultivar DH55 chromosome 7, Cs, whole genome shotgun sequence, one genomic window encodes:
- the LOC104703394 gene encoding DEAD-box ATP-dependent RNA helicase 35-like: MEDDDSYVEYVPVAKRRAMEEQKILQRKGKASELEEEEAEKDKLAEAKPSLLVQATQLKKDVPEVSATEQIILQEKEMMEHLSDKKTLMSVRELAKGITYTEPLLTGWKPPLHIRRMSSKQRDLIRKQWHIIVNGDDIPPPIKNFKDMKFPRPVLDTLKEKGIVQPTPIQVQGLPVILAGRDMIGIAFTGSGKTLVFVLPMIMIALQEEMMMPIAPGEGPIGLIVCPSRELARQTYEVVEQFVAPLVKAGYPPLRSLLCIGGIDMKSQLEVVRGGVHIVVATPGRLKDMLAKKKMSLDACRYLTLDEADRLVDLGFEDDIREVFDHFKSQRQTLLFSATMPTKIQIFARSALVKPVTVNVGRAGAANLDVIQEVEYVKQEAKIVYLLECLQKTSPPVLIFCENKADVDDIHEYLLLKGVEAVAIHGGKDQEDREYAISSFKAGKKDVLVATDIASKGLDFPDIQHVINYDMPAEIENYVHRIGRTGRCGKTGIATTFINKNQSETTLLDLKHLLQEAKQRIPPVLAELNDPMEEAETIANASGVKGCAYCGGLGHRIRDCPKLEHQKSVAISNSRKDYFGSGGYRGEI, encoded by the exons ATGGAAGATGACGATAGTTACGTTGAGTATGTTCCAGTAGCGAAGCGTAGAGCAATGGAAGAGCAGAAGATTCTTCAGCGTAAAGGAAAAGCTTCtgaattggaggaagaagaagctgaaaagGATAAGCTCGCTGAAGCTAAACCTAGTTTACTCGTTCAAGCAACTCAGCTCAAGAAAGATGTACCCGAAGTCAGTGCTACTGAGCAAATCATCttacaagagaaagagatgatggAGCATTTATCTGATAAGAAGACGCTCATGTCAGTTCGTGAACTCGCCAAAGGTATCACTTACACTGAGCCTCTTTTAACTGGCTGGAAACCTCCTTTGCATATTCGTAGGATGTCTAGTAAACAGAGAGATCTGATTAGGAAGCAATGGCATATTATTGTTAACGGCGATGATATCCCTCCGCCTATCAAGAACTTCAAGGATATGAAGTTTCCTAGACCTGTTCTCGATACCCTCAAGGAGAAAGGGATTGTGCAGCCTACTCCCATTCAAGTTCAGGGTCTTCCTGTGATCTTGGCTGGGAGAGATATGATTGGGATTGCCTTCACTGGTTCTGGAAAGACTTTGGTTTTTGTGCTTCCTATGATCATGATTGCTCTCcaagaagagatgatgatgccTATTGCTCCTGGAGAAGGTCCTATTGGGCTTATTGTTTGTCCTTCTAGAGAGCTTGCTAGGCAGACTTATGAAGTCGTTGAGCAGTTTGTGGCTCCTTTAGTTAAAGCTGGATATCCGCCATTGCGGTCTTTGTTATGTATTGGAGGTATTGATATGAAATCCCAGTTGGAGGTTGTCAGGGGAGGTGTCCACATCGTTGTTGCTACCCCTGGGAGGTTAAAGGATATGCTCGCCAAGAAAAAGATGAGCTTAGATGCTTGCAG GTACCTGACGCTAGATGAAGCAGATAGGTTGGTTGATTTGGGTTTCGAAGATGACATAAGGGAAGTCTTTGATCACTTTAAGTCTCAACGTCAAACACTTCTGTTTTCTGCCACAATGCCcacaaaaattcaaatctttgCCAGAAGTGCGCTGGTGAAACCTGTGACTGTTAATGTAGGAAGAGCTGGAGCTGCGAATCTTGATGTGATCCAGGAGGTAGAATACGTCaaacaagaagcaaagattGTTTACCTCCTCGAGTGTCTACAGAAAACCTCTCCACCGGTTTTAATATTCTGTGAGAACAAGgctgatgttgatgatattcACGAGTACTTGTTACTGAAAGGAGTGGAAGCAGTGGCCATCCATGGAGGAAAAGATCAAGAAGACAGAGAGTACGCAATCTCTTCGTTTAAGGCTGGGAAGAAAGATGTCTTGGTCGCAACTGATATTGCTTCAAAGGGTCTGGATTTCCCTGATATACAACATGTCATCAACTATGACATGCCAGCAGAGATTGAGAACTATGTGCATAGGATAGGACGAACAGGTCGGTGTGGTAAAACTGGGATAGCAACTACATTTATAAACAAGAATCAAAGCGAAACCACACTGCTCGATTTGAAACACTTGTTGCAAGAAGCCAAACAGAGGATTCCGCCTGTCCTTGCTGAGCTGAATGATCCAATGGAAGAAGCAGAGACCATTGCAAATGCTAGTGGTGTCAAGGGTTGTGCGTATTGTGGTGGTCTAGGACATCGTATTCGAGACTGTCCAAAACTTGAGCACCAGAAGAGTGTGGCCATATCTAATTCTAGAAAAGACTATTTTGGCTCTGGTGGCTACAGAGGAGAAATATAA
- the LOC109125684 gene encoding uncharacterized protein LOC109125684 has translation MGKVISMALIMMILAVIVIEGEAKSEIECSRICRNHCKRTSPVSECAACRKKCYQSPPVAMRARNRVTESEEQKRQ, from the coding sequence ATGGGGAAAGTAATAAGCATGGCGTTGATAATGATGATATTGGCAGTGATTGTGATAGAAGGCGAAGCAAAATCGGAGATAGAATGCAGTAGGATTTGTCGAAATCATTGTAAACGCACATCACCGGTATCAGAATGTGCGGCTTGTCGTAAAAAATGCTACCAATCTCCACCGGTTGCAATGAGAGCCAGGAACCGTGTCACAGAGTCGGAAGAACAAAAACgtcaataa
- the LOC104705099 gene encoding pyrophosphate-energized vacuolar membrane proton pump 1-like: protein YATCVKISTDASIKEMIPPGCLVMLTPLIVGFFFGVETLSGVLAGSLISGVQIAISASNTGGAWDNAKKYIEAGASEHARSLGPKGSEPHKAAVIGDTIGDPLKDTSGPSLNILIKLMAVESLVFAPFFATHGGFLFRIFS, encoded by the exons TATGCAACCTGCGTTAAGATCTCAACCGATGCTTCCATCAAGGAAATGATTCCTCCCGGTTGCCTCGTCATGCTAACGCCTCTGATTGTCGGTTTCTTTTTCGGCGTTGAGACCCTCTCTGGTGTCCTCGCTGGCTCCCTTATCTCCGGAGTTCAG ATTGCGATATCTGCATCAAACACTGGTGGAGCCTGGGACAATGCCAAGAAGTACATTGAG GCGGGTGCATCAGAGCACGCGAGGAGCTTAGGACCAAAAGGGTCAGAGCCACACAAGGCAGCGGTGATAGGCGACACAATAGGGGACCCGTTAAAGGATACATCAGGACCGTCGCTTAACATATTGATCAAGCTAATGGCTGTTGAGTCTCTCGTCTTTGCTCCCTTCTTCGCCACACATGGTGGTTTCCTCTTCAGGATCTTCTCCTAA
- the LOC104703395 gene encoding pyrophosphate-energized vacuolar membrane proton pump 1-like, with amino-acid sequence MSAKALLPELWTEILVPVCAVVGIVFSLFQWYVVSCVKLTADRSDPSSTEDGTNGHGDYLIEEEEGVNDQSVVAKCAEIQTAISEGATSFLFTEYKYVGVFMVFFAAIIFLFLGSVEGFSTKSQPCTYDKTRTCKPALATAVFSTISFVLGAVTSVLSGFLGMKIATYANARTTLEARRGVGKAFIVAFRSGAVMGFLLAANGLLVLYITINLFKIYYGDDWEGLFESITGYGLGGSSMALFGRVGGGIYTKAADVGADLVGKVERNIPEDDPRNPAVIADNVGDNVGDIAGMGSDLFGSYAESSCAALVVASISSFGNNHDFTAMLFPLLISSMGILVCLITTLFATDISEIKAVKEIEPALKNQLIISTVIMTVGIALVSWIGLPSSFTIFNFGTQKVVKNWELFLCVAVGLWAGLIIGFVTEYYTSNAYSPVQDVADSCRTGAATNVIFGLALGYKSVIIPIFAIAVSIFVSFSFAAMYGVAVAALGMLSTIATGLAIDAYGPISDNAGGIAEMAGMSHRIRERTDALDAAGNTTAAIGKGFAIGSAALVSLALFGAFVSRAGIQTVDVLTPKVVIGLLVGAMLPYWFSAMTMKSVGSAALKMVEEVRRQFNTIPGLMEGTAKPDYATCVKISTDASIKEMIPPGCLVMLTPLIVGFFFGVETLSGVLAGSLISGVQIAIFASNTGGAWDNAKKYIEAGASEHARSLGPKGSEPHKAAVIGDTIGDPLKDTSGPSLNILIKLMAVESLVFAPFFATHGGFLFRIFS; translated from the exons ATGTCGGCGAAGGCGTTGCTACCGGAGCTTTGGACGGAGATTTTGGTCCCGGTCTGCGCCGTCGTGGGTATCGTGTTCTCGCTTTTCCAGTGGTATGTTGTCTCTTGCGTGAAACTCACCGCCGATCGTAGCGATCCTTCTTCTACCGAAGATGGTACGAATGGACACGGGGATTACTTGATCGAGGAAGAGGAAGGTGTTAACGATCAGAGCGTCGTGGCTAAGTGCGCTGAGATACAGACCGCTATATCCGAAG GTGCAACCTCTTTTCTGTTCACCGAGTACAAATATGTTGGTGTCTTCATGGTCTTCTTCGCCGCCATTATCTTTCTCTTCCTCGGTTCTGTCGAGGGATTCAGCACCAAGAGCCAGCCTTGTACTTACGACAAGACGAGAACATGCAAGCCTGCTCTTGCTACTGCTGTCTTCAGCACCATCTCCTTCGTCCTCGGCGCAGTGACATCAGTCCTCTCTGGTTTTCTCGGGATGAAGATTGCCACTTATGCCAATGCTAGAACCACTTTGGAGGCAAGGAGAGGTGTAGGAAAGGCCTTCATCGTTGCATTCAGGTCTGGTGCTGTGATGGGTTTCCTTCTCGCTGCAAACGGTCTCTTGGTGCTTTACATTACTATCAATCTCTTCAAGATTTACTACGGTGATGACTGGGAAGGCCTTTTTGAGTCTATCACTGGTTATGGCCTTGGTGGATCTTCCATGGCCCTCTTTGGTAGAGTTGGTGGTGGGATCTACACTAAGGCCGCTGATGTTGGTGCTGACCTTGTGGGCAAAGTAGAAAGGAATATTCCAGAAGACGATCCTAGAAACCCAGCT GTGATTGCTGATAATGTTGGTGACAATGTTGGTGACATTGCTGGGATGGGCTCTGATCTCTTTGGATCTTACGCTGAATCATCTTGTGCTGCACTTGTTGTTGCTTCTATCTCGTCTTTTGGAAACAACCATGATTTTACTGCCATGTTGTTCCCATTGCTCATCAGTTCAATGGGAATCTTGGTTTGTTTGATCACTACCCTCTTTGCCACCGATATCTCTGAGATTAAGgcagtcaaggagattgaaccgGCTTTGAAAAACCAGCTTATCATTTCTACGGTTATCATGACTGTTGGGATCGCTCTAGTGTCCTGGATTGGGTTACCATCTTCTTTTACCATCTTCAACTTTGGTACACAGAAAGTTGTGAAAAACTG GGAGCTATTTCTATGTGTTGCCGTTGGTCTTTGGGCTGGACTCATTATCGGCTTTGTTACTGAATACTACACGAGCAATGCATACAG CCCTGTGCAAGACGTGGCAGATTCATGCAGAACCGGAGCAGCCACCAACGTGATATTTGGGCTTGCTCTTGGATACAAATCCGTCATAATTCCAATCTTTGCGATTGCTGTCAGTATATTTGTTAGCTTCAGCTTTGCTGCAATGTACGGTGTAGCTGTAGCTGCTCTAGGGATGCTAAGTACCATTGCAACTGGTTTGGCAATTGATGCTTATGGTCCAATCAGTGACAACGCTGGTGGTATTGCCGAGATGGCTGGCATGAGCCACCGCATCCGAGAAAGAACTGACGCTCTTGATGCGGCTGGAAACACTACTGCTGCTATTGGAAAG GGATTTGCGATCGGTTCAGCTGCTTTAGTGTCATTGGCTCTGTTTGGTGCATTTGTGAGCCGAGCAGGAATACAAACAGTGGATGTGTTGACTCCAAAGGTCGTGATTGGGCTTCTTGTTGGAGCAATGCTTCCTTATTGGTTCTCTGCAATGACGATGAAGAGCGTTGGAAGTGCAGCTCTTAAGATGGTTGAAGAAGTGAGAAGACAGTTCAACACCATTCCGGGACTCATGGAAGGTACTGCAAAACCTGACTATGCAACCTGCGTTAAGATCTCAACCGATGCTTCCATCAAGGAAATGATTCCTCCCGGTTGCCTCGTCATGCTAACGCCTCTGATTGTCGGTTTCTTTTTCGGCGTTGAGACCCTCTCTGGTGTCCTCGCTGGCTCCCTTATCTCCGGAGTTCAG ATTGCGATATTTGCATCAAACACTGGTGGAGCCTGGGACAATGCCAAGAAGTACATTGAG GCGGGTGCATCAGAGCACGCGAGGAGCTTAGGACCAAAAGGGTCAGAGCCACACAAGGCAGCGGTGATAGGCGACACAATTGGGGACCCGTTGAAGGATACATCAGGACCATCGCTTAACATATTGATCAAGCTAATGGCTGTGGAGTCTCTCGTCTTTGCTCCCTTCTTCGCCACACATGGTGGTTTCCTCTTCAGGATCTTCTCCTAA
- the LOC104703397 gene encoding glycerol kinase, whose protein sequence is MAKESGYIGSIDQGTTSTRFIIYDHDARAVASHQVEFTQFYPEAGWVEHDPMEILESVKVCIAKALDKATADGHNVDGGLKAIGLTDQRETTIVWSKSTGLPLHKAIVWMDARTSSICRRLEKELSGGRSHFVESCGLPISTYFSAMKLLWLMENVDDVKEAIKKGDAIFGTIDTWLIWNMTGGVNGGLHVTDVTNASRTMLMNLKTLNWDQDTLKTLGIPADLLPKIVSNSEVIGEICKGWPIPGIKIAGCLGDQHAAMLGQACKKGEAKSTYGTGAFILLNTGEVPIKSGHGLLTTLAYKLGPQAQTNYALEGSIAIAGAAVQWLRDSLGIIKSASEIEDLAAKVDSTGGVYFVPAFNGLFAPWWREDARGVCIGITRFTNKSHIARAVLESMCFQVKDVLDSMNKDAGEKGSLDNEKGEFLLRVDGGATANNLLMQIQADLMGTPVVRPVDIETTALGAAYAAGLAVGFWKEEDIFESGEKAKNSKVFRPAMEEGIRKKKVESWCKAVERTFDLADLSI, encoded by the exons atggcAAAAGAAAGTGGTTATATTGGATCAATCGATCAAGGAACCACCAGCACCAGATTCATCATTTACGATCATGATGCTCGTGCCGTTGCTTCTCATCAAGTCGAGTTCACTCAGTTCTATCCCGAAGCTGG ATGGGTGGAACACGATCCAATGGAGATTCTGGAAAGTGTGAAAGTTTGCATTGCAAAGGCTCTCGACAAAGCCACCGCTGATGGACACAACGTTGACGGTGGCTTGAAGGCCATTGGCCTTACAGATCAGAGAGAGACTACTATCGTTTGGAGCAAATCCACTGGCCTTCCTCTCCACAAAGCTATCGTCTGGATGGATGCTCGCACCAGTTCCATCTGCAG GAGACTAGAGAAAGAACTCTCGGGAGGAAGATCTCACTTTGTCGAGTCTTGTGGCTTGCCAATAAGCACTTACTTCTCTGCCATGAAGCTGCTTTGGCTCATGGAGAATGTGGATGACGTCAAAGAAGCTATCAAGAAAGGTGATGCCATCTTTGGCACTATCGACACATGGTTGATCTGGAACATGACTGGCGGTGTGAATGGCGGTCTACACGTCACTGATGTCACCAATGCTTCTCGCACCATGCTCATGAACCTCAAAACCTTAAACTGGGACCAGGACACTTTGAAGACTCTTGGCATACCAGCTGATCTCTTGCCTAAGATTGTCAGCAATTCGGAAGTCATTGGAGAAATCTGCAAAGGCTGGCCTATCCCCGGTATCAAGATTGCTGGATGCCTTGGAGATCAGCACGCTGCAATGCTGGGACAAGCTTGCAAAAAAGGCGAGGCCAAGAGTACATATGGCACTGGCGCTTTCATTCTTCTCAACACTGGAGAAGTGCCTATCAAATCAGGTCATGGACTTCTGACCACGCTGGCCTACAAGCTCGGGCCTCAAGCACAGACAAACTATGCACTGGAGGGTTCGATTGCCATTGCAGGAGCTGCTGTTCAGTGGCTAAGAGACAGCCTCGGTATAATAAAGAGCGCCTCTGAAATCGAAGATTTGGCGGCAAAGGTAGATTCTACAGGAGGAGTGTACTTTGTGCCAGCGTTCAACGGCTTGTTTGCTCCTTGGTGGAGAGAAGACGCCCGTGGTGTGTGCATTGGAATCACGAGGTTCACCAACAAGTCTCACATTGCTCGGGCTGTTCTAGAGAGCATGTGTTTCCAAGTGAAAGACGTTCTCGACTCCATGAACAAAGATGCAGGTGAAAAGGGTTCCCTGGATAACGAGAAAGGGGAGTTCTTGCTCAGAGTTGATGGTGGTGCCACAGCTAACAACCTTCTGATGCAGATTCAG GCTGATTTGATGGGAACCCCGGTGGTGAGGCCTGTGGACATAGAGACAACAGCACTAGGAGCGGCATACGCAGCTGGGCTGGCTGTGGGATTCTGGAAGGAAGAAGACATATTCGAGTCAGGAGAGAAGGCCAAGAACTCCAAAGTGTTCAGACCGGCTATGGAAGAAGGAATCaggaagaagaaagtggagTCTTGGTGCAAAGCGGTGGAAAGAACATTTGATCTCGCTGATCTCTCTATCTAA
- the LOC104703398 gene encoding VQ motif-containing protein 11-like codes for MSSQQHHQPPSYATDPNTMFVQADPSNFRNIVQKLTGAPPDLSSSSSAAQQKLPLTPKKPAFKLHERRQSSKKMELKVNNITNPNDPFSHFHRGFLVSPVSHLDPFWARVSPHSAREEQHHAAPDKEEQKAIAEKGFYFLPSPRSGAEPAPELLPLFPLRSPNGTNHRIEDNYRDS; via the coding sequence ATGAGCAGCCAGCAGCACCATCAGCCGCCGAGCTACGCCACCGACCCAAACACGATGTTCGTTCAAGCAGATCCCTCCAATTTCCGCAACATCGTCCAGAAACTGACGGGAGCACCACcggatctctcctcctcctcatccgcTGCACAACAGAAGCTTCCCTTAACCCCGAAAAAGCCAGCGTTCAAGCTTCACGAACGACGTCAATCATCCAAGAAAATGGAGCTGAAGGTAAACAACATCACAAACCCGAACGACCCTTTCAGCCATTTCCACCGAGGGTTCCTCGTGTCTCCGGTCTCTCACCTCGACCCATTCTGGGCGCGCGTGAGTCCACATTCAGCGCGTGAAGAGCAACACCACGCGGCACCGGACAAGGAAGAGCAAAAAGCCATAGCCGAGAAAGGGTTCTACTTCCTTCCGAGCCCGAGAAGCGGCGCCGAGCCAGCACCGGAGCTTTTGCCACTGTTTCCTCTTCGTTCTCCTAACGGCACTAATCATCGGATTGAAGATAATTATCGCGACTCTTAA
- the LOC104703399 gene encoding F-box/kelch-repeat protein At1g80440-like gives MELIPNLPDDVARECLLRTSYKQFPTIASVCRGWNREVSLSDFLQQRKASRHSQELLILSQAEARRHDKDSAGSLRIHASPVYRIAVLESGSGLWTELPPLPGGQSNGLPLFCSLVSVGPDLIVLGGLDPVTWQASDSVFVFSFLTSKWRVGTTMPGVRRSFFGCASDSDRTVLVAGGHDEEKSALTSAIVYDVAEDKWTFLPDMARERDECKATFHAGRFHVIGGYATEEQGQFGKTSESFDVSTWQWGPLTEDGFLDDAVSPPICAAGENGDLYACWRGDVMVFTNDTWKKVGQIPSDVHNVTYVAVRPGKLVVIGSGKAGYGEATVGYICDLSSSRWVQLEIHVGHVQAGCFLQV, from the coding sequence ATGGAACTCATCCCAAATCTTCCCGACGACGTAGCCAGAGAGTGTCTCCTACGCACCTCCTACAAGCAGTTCCCTACCATAGCTTCCGTTTGCAGAGGCTGGAACCGTgaagtctctctctctgacttCTTACAGCAGCGAAAAGCTTCACGTCATAGCCAAGAGCTTCTTATCCTTTCACAGGCTGAGGCTCGTCGTCACGACAAAGACTCCGCTGGATCCTTGAGGATTCACGCTTCCCCTGTATACCGGATCGCCGTTCTCGAATCCGGGTCGGGTCTTTGGACGGAGCTTCCTCCGCTCCCTGGGGGTCAATCCAACGGACTTCCTCTGTTCTGCAGTTTGGTTTCTGTTGGGCCGGATCTTATTGTCTTGGGTGGGCTTGACCCGGTCACGTGGCAGGCCTCGGATTCGGTCTTCGTCTTCAGTTTCCTCACCTCCAAATGGCGCGTGGGGACGACCATGCCAGGTGTAAGACGATCCTTCTTCGGATGCGCTTCCGATTCTGATCGGACGGTGTTGGTCGCGGGTGGACACGACGAAGAGAAATCTGCGCTGACGTCAGCAATTGTGTACGACGTGGCAGAAGACAAGTGGACGTTCTTGCCGGATATGGCGCGCGAACGAGACGAGTGCAAAGCTACTTTCCACGCTGGCAGATTCCACGTCATCGGTGGATATGCCACCGAGGAACAGGGGCAGTTCGGTAAAACATCAGAATCGTTCGATGTGTCTACGTGGCAGTGGGGTCCACTTACGGAGGATGGCTTCCTCGACGACGCCGTTAGCCCGCCGATCTGCGCCGCCGGAGAAAACGGGGATTTGTACGCGTGCTGGCGCGGCGACGTGATGGTGTTTACGAACGACACGTGGAAGAAAGTGGGTCAGATACCTTCTGATGTGCACAATGTGACTTACGTGGCGGTGAGGCCGGGGAAGCTGGTTGTGATCGGCAGCGGCAAGGCTGGATACGGTGAAGCCACCGTAGGGTATATCTGTGATTTAAGTAGCTCTCGGTGGGTACAACTGGAAATACATGTTGGTCACGTTCAAGCTGGCTGCTTCTTGCAAGTCtaa